The Streptomyces sp. NBC_01268 genome window below encodes:
- a CDS encoding acetolactate synthase large subunit, with protein MLMTEQATGHHPQPRPRNGAQPATTVEHVTGAQSLIRSLEEVGADTVFGIPGGAILPAYDPMMDSKRVRHVLVRHEQGAGHAATGYAQATGRVGVCMATSGPGATNLVTPIADAHMDSVPLVAITGQVSSKAIGTDAFQEADICGITMPITKHNFLVTKAEDIPRTIAEAFHIASTGRPGPVLVDIAKDALQAKTTFSWPPTTDLPGYRPVTKPHAKQIREAAKLITSAKRPVLYVGGGVLKAGATAELKVLAELTGAPVTTTLMALGAFPDSHPLHVGMPGMHGAVTAVTALQKADLIVALGARFDDRVTGKLDSFAPYAKIVHADIDPAEIGKNRVADVPIVGDAREVIADLVQAVQAEHSEGHRGDYTAWWSDLNRWRETYPLGYDLPDDGSLSPQQVIQRIGELAPADTIYAAGVGQHQMWAAHFINYERPATWLNSGGAGTMGYAVPAAMGAKAGMPDRPVWAIDGDGCFQMTNQELVTCALNNIPIKVAIINNGALGMVRQWQTLFYNQRYSNTVLHSGPDDVNPGARGTRIPDFVKLSEAMGCVALRCEDPADLDKVIEQANAINDRPVVVDFIVHEDAQVWPMVAAGTSNDEVMAARGVRPDFGDGEDD; from the coding sequence ATGCTGATGACCGAGCAGGCCACCGGGCACCATCCGCAGCCGCGGCCCCGTAACGGCGCGCAGCCCGCCACCACCGTCGAGCACGTCACGGGTGCGCAGTCCCTCATCCGCTCTCTCGAGGAAGTGGGCGCCGACACCGTCTTCGGCATTCCGGGCGGAGCGATCCTCCCCGCGTACGACCCGATGATGGACTCGAAGCGGGTGCGACACGTCTTGGTCCGGCACGAGCAGGGCGCGGGCCACGCCGCCACCGGTTACGCGCAGGCCACCGGCCGGGTCGGCGTCTGCATGGCGACCTCGGGCCCCGGTGCCACCAACCTGGTCACGCCGATCGCCGACGCCCACATGGACTCCGTCCCGCTGGTCGCGATCACCGGCCAGGTCTCCTCCAAGGCGATCGGCACGGACGCCTTCCAGGAGGCGGACATCTGCGGCATCACGATGCCGATCACCAAGCACAACTTCCTGGTCACCAAGGCCGAGGACATCCCGCGGACGATCGCCGAGGCCTTCCACATCGCCTCCACCGGCCGCCCGGGCCCGGTCCTGGTCGACATCGCCAAGGACGCCCTCCAGGCGAAGACCACCTTCAGCTGGCCGCCCACCACGGACCTGCCCGGCTACCGCCCGGTGACCAAGCCGCACGCCAAGCAGATCCGCGAGGCCGCCAAGCTGATCACCAGCGCCAAGCGCCCCGTCCTCTACGTCGGCGGCGGCGTCCTGAAGGCCGGCGCCACCGCCGAGCTGAAGGTCCTCGCGGAGCTCACCGGCGCCCCGGTCACCACCACCCTGATGGCGCTGGGCGCGTTCCCCGACAGCCACCCGCTGCACGTGGGCATGCCGGGCATGCACGGTGCGGTCACCGCCGTCACCGCGCTGCAGAAGGCCGACCTGATCGTCGCCCTCGGTGCCCGCTTCGACGACCGCGTCACCGGCAAGCTGGACAGCTTCGCCCCGTACGCCAAGATCGTCCACGCCGACATCGACCCGGCCGAGATCGGCAAGAACCGCGTCGCCGACGTCCCGATCGTCGGTGACGCCCGCGAGGTCATCGCCGACCTGGTCCAGGCCGTCCAGGCCGAGCACAGCGAGGGCCACCGCGGCGACTACACCGCCTGGTGGAGCGACCTCAACCGCTGGCGCGAGACCTACCCGCTCGGCTACGACCTGCCGGACGACGGCAGCCTCTCGCCGCAGCAGGTCATCCAGCGCATCGGCGAGCTCGCCCCCGCCGACACCATCTACGCGGCCGGCGTCGGCCAGCACCAGATGTGGGCCGCCCACTTCATCAACTACGAGCGCCCGGCCACCTGGCTGAACTCCGGCGGCGCCGGGACGATGGGCTACGCGGTCCCGGCCGCGATGGGCGCCAAGGCGGGCATGCCGGACCGTCCGGTCTGGGCGATCGACGGCGACGGCTGCTTCCAGATGACCAACCAGGAACTGGTCACCTGCGCGCTGAACAACATCCCGATCAAGGTCGCCATCATCAACAACGGCGCCCTCGGCATGGTCCGCCAGTGGCAGACCCTGTTCTACAACCAGCGCTACTCCAACACGGTGCTGCACTCCGGCCCGGACGACGTCAACCCGGGGGCGCGGGGCACCCGCATCCCGGACTTCGTCAAGCTGTCCGAGGCCATGGGCTGTGTCGCGCTGCGCTGCGAGGACCCTGCCGACCTGGACAAGGTCATCGAGCAGGCCAACGCCATCAACGACCGCCCGGTCGTGGTCGACTTCATCGTCCACGAGGACGCCCAGGTCTGGCCGATGGTCGCCGCCGGCACCTCCAACGACGAGGTCATGGCCGCCCGGGGCGTCCGCCCCGACTTCGGCGACGGCGAAGACGACTGA
- the ilvC gene encoding ketol-acid reductoisomerase encodes MAELFYDADADLSIIQGRKVAVIGYGSQGHAHALSLRDSGVDVRVGLHEGSKSKAKAEEQGLRVVTPAEAAAEADVIMILIPDPIQAQVYEESIKDNLKDGDALFFAHGFNVRFGFIKPPAAVDVALVAPKGPGHLVRRQYEEGRGVPAIAAVEQDATGNAFALALSYAKAIGGTRAGVIKTTFTEETETDLFGEQAVLCGGASALVKAGFETLVEAGYQPEIAYFECLHELKLIVDLMYEGGLEKMRWSVSETAEWGDYITGPRIITADTKAEMKKVLTDIQDGTFAKNWMDEYHGGLKKYNEYKTQDEQHLLETTGKELRKLMSWVNDEEA; translated from the coding sequence GTGGCCGAGCTGTTCTACGACGCCGACGCCGACCTGTCCATCATCCAGGGCCGCAAGGTCGCCGTGATCGGGTACGGCAGCCAGGGCCACGCCCACGCGCTGTCGCTCCGCGACTCGGGTGTCGACGTCCGTGTCGGTCTGCACGAGGGCTCCAAGTCCAAGGCCAAGGCCGAGGAGCAGGGCCTGCGCGTCGTCACCCCGGCCGAGGCCGCGGCCGAGGCCGACGTCATCATGATCCTGATCCCGGACCCGATCCAGGCCCAGGTCTACGAGGAGTCCATCAAGGACAACCTGAAGGACGGCGACGCGCTGTTCTTCGCCCACGGCTTCAACGTCCGCTTCGGCTTCATCAAGCCCCCGGCCGCCGTGGACGTCGCCCTGGTCGCCCCGAAGGGCCCGGGCCACCTGGTCCGCCGTCAGTACGAGGAGGGCCGCGGCGTCCCCGCGATCGCCGCGGTCGAGCAGGACGCGACGGGCAACGCCTTCGCGCTGGCGCTCTCCTACGCCAAGGCCATCGGCGGCACCCGCGCCGGTGTCATCAAGACGACCTTCACCGAGGAGACCGAGACCGACCTCTTCGGCGAGCAGGCCGTCCTCTGCGGTGGCGCCTCCGCGCTCGTCAAGGCGGGCTTCGAGACCCTGGTCGAGGCCGGCTACCAGCCGGAGATCGCCTACTTCGAGTGCCTCCACGAGCTGAAGCTGATCGTCGACCTCATGTACGAGGGCGGCCTGGAGAAGATGCGCTGGTCCGTCTCCGAGACCGCCGAGTGGGGCGACTACATCACCGGCCCGCGGATCATCACCGCGGACACCAAGGCCGAGATGAAGAAGGTCCTCACGGACATCCAGGACGGCACCTTCGCCAAGAACTGGATGGACGAGTACCACGGCGGTCTGAAGAAGTACAACGAGTACAAGACCCAGGACGAGCAGCACCTCCTGGAGACCACCGGCAAGGAGCTGCGGAAGCTCATGAGCTGGGTGAACGACGAGGAGGCGTAA
- a CDS encoding TetR/AcrR family transcriptional regulator: MGHKEDLLEGAKRCLLEKGYARTTARDVVAASGTNLASIGYHYGSKDALLQQAFLALTEEWGQRVGGADSEGGGEPPADPYERFRAVWEPLIGAAEGSRPVWKLQTEVVTRLDDDEKLREAIKEPQREGRLGMAEGMLGLDPEADPEKARVAGLLLQALATGVMIQWVVDPETAPSADDLTAGLKVLMGERD; encoded by the coding sequence ATGGGACACAAGGAAGACCTGCTCGAAGGTGCCAAGCGCTGCCTCCTGGAGAAGGGCTACGCCCGCACCACCGCCCGCGACGTCGTGGCGGCCTCGGGTACCAACCTCGCCTCCATCGGCTACCACTACGGCTCCAAGGACGCCCTGCTCCAGCAGGCCTTCCTGGCTCTCACCGAGGAGTGGGGCCAGCGGGTCGGCGGGGCGGACTCCGAGGGCGGCGGGGAGCCGCCCGCCGATCCCTACGAGCGCTTCCGCGCCGTCTGGGAGCCCCTGATCGGGGCCGCCGAGGGCAGCCGCCCGGTCTGGAAGCTGCAGACCGAGGTCGTCACCCGGCTGGACGACGACGAGAAGCTGCGCGAGGCGATCAAGGAGCCGCAGCGCGAGGGCCGGCTCGGCATGGCCGAGGGCATGCTCGGCCTCGACCCCGAGGCGGACCCCGAGAAGGCCCGCGTCGCCGGGCTCCTCCTCCAGGCGCTCGCGACCGGTGTGATGATCCAGTGGGTGGTCGACCCGGAGACCGCACCGAGCGCCGACGACCTCACCGCGGGGCTCAAGGTGCTGATGGGGGAGCGGGACTGA
- the ilvN gene encoding acetolactate synthase small subunit — translation MSTKHTLSVLVENTPGILARIAALFSRRGFNIDSLAVGVTEHPDISRITIVVNVEDLPLEQVTKQLNKLVNVLKIVELEPSAAIQRELVLVKVRADNETRSQIVEIVQLFRAKTVDVSPEAVTIEATGSSDKLEAMLKMLEQFGIKELVQSGTIAIGRGARSITDRSLRALDRSA, via the coding sequence ATGTCCACCAAGCACACGCTCTCCGTCCTGGTCGAGAACACGCCCGGCATCCTCGCCCGGATCGCCGCCCTGTTCTCCCGCCGCGGCTTCAACATCGACTCGCTCGCCGTCGGTGTCACCGAGCACCCCGACATCTCCCGCATCACCATCGTGGTCAATGTCGAGGACCTGCCCCTGGAGCAGGTGACCAAGCAGCTCAACAAGCTGGTCAACGTCCTGAAGATCGTCGAACTCGAGCCCAGCGCCGCGATCCAGCGCGAGCTCGTCCTGGTGAAGGTCCGCGCCGACAACGAGACCCGCTCCCAGATCGTCGAGATCGTCCAGCTCTTCCGCGCGAAGACGGTCGACGTCTCGCCGGAGGCGGTCACCATCGAGGCCACCGGTTCGAGTGACAAGCTGGAAGCGATGCTCAAGATGCTGGAGCAGTTCGGCATCAAGGAGCTCGTGCAGTCCGGCACCATCGCCATAGGGCGTGGCGCCCGGTCCATCACGGACCGGTCCCTGCGGGCCCTCGACCGCAGCGCGTGA
- a CDS encoding PucR family transcriptional regulator: MKGDYQELVDEISALLGAPATLENRDFGLIAFGAHDSDDDEAMDPVRTRSILTRKSTPAVRAWFEGFGITRATGPVRIPAAPDAGVFRDRICLPVRHRGVVLGYVWLLDAEPGPSHAQLTAAMEVAARIGDLLADEERAGADLSRELRAALSAERGWQYDMALAALRTALGPDADGLHALVCLAPWPAEDSPSPRTVPGAAALCTVPWRPAAPPAGVPGAVPRALAALVRLRSADNLSPAVTAAGRLRGTAGPAAVAGVGTPRRGLADLDVSWREAGSAARAATAQPHLGPLAEWSAIGPYRLLTALPPTEPDPVVRTLLAPSHAELARTAEVFLDHAGQAGRTATALGIHRQTLYYRLSRVEQLTGLDLDAGEDRLLLHMALKAAKL, encoded by the coding sequence GTGAAGGGCGATTACCAGGAGCTGGTGGACGAGATCTCGGCGCTGCTCGGCGCCCCCGCGACCCTGGAGAACCGGGATTTCGGGCTGATCGCCTTCGGCGCGCACGACAGTGACGACGACGAGGCGATGGACCCGGTCCGCACCCGGTCGATCCTGACCCGGAAGTCCACCCCCGCCGTGCGGGCCTGGTTCGAGGGCTTCGGCATCACCCGGGCGACCGGCCCGGTCCGCATCCCGGCCGCCCCCGACGCGGGCGTCTTCCGGGACCGGATCTGCCTGCCGGTACGCCATCGGGGTGTCGTCCTCGGCTACGTCTGGCTGCTCGACGCCGAGCCCGGCCCCTCACACGCCCAGCTCACCGCCGCCATGGAGGTCGCCGCCCGGATCGGCGACCTGCTCGCCGACGAGGAGCGGGCCGGGGCGGACCTCTCCCGGGAGCTGCGGGCCGCCCTGTCGGCCGAGCGCGGCTGGCAGTACGACATGGCGCTCGCCGCCCTGCGCACGGCGCTCGGACCGGACGCGGACGGCCTGCACGCCCTGGTCTGCCTGGCGCCCTGGCCCGCGGAGGACTCCCCGTCGCCGCGTACGGTGCCGGGCGCGGCGGCCCTGTGCACGGTGCCGTGGCGGCCCGCGGCGCCACCGGCCGGTGTCCCCGGCGCCGTCCCCCGCGCGCTCGCCGCGCTCGTCCGGCTCCGCTCGGCCGACAACCTCTCCCCCGCCGTCACCGCGGCCGGCCGGCTGCGCGGCACGGCGGGCCCGGCGGCCGTCGCGGGGGTCGGCACGCCCCGCCGGGGGCTCGCGGACCTCGACGTGTCCTGGCGCGAGGCCGGCTCGGCCGCCCGCGCGGCGACCGCCCAGCCGCACCTCGGCCCGCTGGCGGAGTGGTCCGCGATCGGCCCGTACCGGCTGCTGACCGCGCTCCCGCCGACCGAACCCGACCCGGTGGTCCGCACCCTGCTGGCCCCGTCCCACGCCGAACTGGCCCGCACCGCCGAGGTGTTCCTCGACCACGCGGGCCAGGCGGGCCGCACGGCCACCGCGCTCGGCATCCACCGCCAGACCCTCTACTACCGCCTCTCCCGCGTCGAGCAGCTCACCGGCCTCGACCTGGACGCGGGCGAGGACCGGCTGCTGCTGCACATGGCTCTGAAGGCGGCGAAGCTGTAG
- a CDS encoding putative bifunctional diguanylate cyclase/phosphodiesterase, translated as MLTQIGLGLVCGGYATGAALGWGSEELALVMGDFGLSAAALAAAVSCFLYARGHRGSFRPAWLLFAFSSFMAAVGNGVWGWYEVVLDREVPTPSLADLCFLLFAPPAIVGLLVLAKKPVTRAGWVCLALDAWLIGGSLLTLSWSLALAHTARVEAAEGESVARAALSLAYPLLDIVLVSMVLALHFRRSHINRSAINTAIAALALTVLCDALFTSPLLREHYSSGQILDAGWFAGSLLLAYAPWGARRTVDPAAARARHPHSRPLAGSLAALTPYLAAAVCTLGILYNVVEGRRVDRVVVLTGCTVVLALVLRQGIMLLDNIALTHELAQKENHFRSLVQGSSDVIMIAAPTGILRYVSPAASGVYGREAEELIGSELASLIHPEDLGGVVHEVRRFLAAPPSEEPTTRIECRFRSGRGDWLNVESTVNRHQGGLIFNSRDVTDRVRLQAQLRHNAEHDPLTDLPNRALFTERVRGALSGRRASDPGTAVLFIDLDGFKGVNDRLGHQAGDELLVQAARRLQDSVRAGDTAARLGGDEFAALILGDGNRDRAARECQVHEIADRLRLTLSQPYRVDAANEVRVAASIGVAFAEPGIGAGDLLRNADLAMYRAKAAGKNRVELYAPQMQAEVVRRTELAARLRTALHDGEFALLHQPVVDLGTGRIAAVAAQARWRSAQGILFTPAEFLRVSDGSERSAELGRWLLEEAVEQAAERAGIGHRTPVTVRLSARRLLDRSLPLGSVEALLTRHGLPSGSLVIELAESDPRDPRVNFDELEQRLAALRRLGVKIALDGFGSGHAAINALRRLPVDILKLDRGLVEGIVESARLRKITSGLLRIAGDLGMQSVAEGVDVPEQVLALRSMGCTHGQGMAFAGPLDEYRLRRALVRDEYPLPGPVPVSVGNRPPIRSHTETPVPPT; from the coding sequence GTGCTCACCCAGATCGGGCTCGGCCTGGTCTGCGGCGGATACGCCACCGGCGCCGCCCTCGGCTGGGGCTCCGAGGAACTCGCCCTCGTCATGGGCGACTTCGGGCTGAGCGCCGCCGCCCTCGCCGCCGCCGTCTCCTGCTTCCTCTACGCCCGCGGCCATCGCGGCAGCTTCCGCCCCGCGTGGCTCCTCTTCGCCTTCTCGTCCTTCATGGCCGCCGTCGGCAACGGCGTCTGGGGCTGGTACGAGGTCGTGCTCGACCGCGAGGTGCCCACCCCCTCGCTGGCCGACCTCTGCTTCCTGCTCTTCGCGCCGCCCGCCATCGTCGGCCTGCTCGTCCTCGCCAAGAAACCCGTGACCCGGGCCGGCTGGGTCTGCCTGGCGCTCGACGCCTGGCTCATCGGCGGATCCCTGCTCACCCTCTCCTGGAGCCTCGCCCTCGCGCACACCGCGCGCGTGGAGGCTGCCGAGGGCGAGAGCGTCGCCCGCGCCGCGCTCTCCCTCGCGTACCCGCTCCTGGACATCGTCCTCGTCAGCATGGTGCTGGCCCTCCACTTCCGCCGCTCCCACATCAACCGCTCGGCGATCAACACCGCCATCGCGGCCCTCGCGCTCACCGTGCTGTGCGACGCCCTGTTCACCTCACCGCTGCTGCGCGAGCACTACAGCTCCGGCCAGATCCTCGACGCCGGCTGGTTCGCCGGCTCCCTGCTGCTCGCCTACGCGCCCTGGGGCGCCCGCCGCACCGTGGACCCGGCCGCCGCCCGCGCCCGGCATCCGCACAGCCGCCCCCTCGCCGGGTCGCTCGCCGCCCTCACGCCGTACCTCGCGGCGGCGGTCTGCACGCTCGGCATCCTGTACAACGTCGTCGAGGGACGCAGAGTGGACCGCGTGGTCGTCCTCACCGGCTGCACGGTCGTGCTCGCCCTGGTCCTGCGGCAGGGCATCATGCTGCTCGACAACATCGCCCTCACCCACGAACTGGCCCAGAAGGAGAACCACTTCAGGTCCCTCGTGCAGGGCTCCAGCGACGTCATCATGATCGCCGCGCCCACCGGGATACTCCGCTACGTCAGCCCCGCCGCCTCCGGGGTGTACGGCCGCGAGGCGGAGGAGCTGATCGGCTCCGAGCTGGCCTCCCTCATCCACCCCGAGGACCTCGGCGGCGTCGTCCACGAAGTGCGCCGCTTCCTCGCCGCACCGCCCTCCGAGGAGCCCACCACCCGGATCGAGTGCCGCTTCCGCTCCGGCCGCGGCGACTGGCTCAACGTCGAGTCCACCGTCAACCGGCACCAGGGCGGTCTGATCTTCAACAGCCGGGACGTGACCGACCGCGTCCGCCTCCAGGCCCAGCTCCGGCACAACGCCGAGCACGACCCGCTGACCGACCTGCCCAACCGCGCGCTGTTCACCGAGCGGGTCCGCGGAGCCCTCAGCGGCCGCCGCGCCTCCGACCCCGGCACCGCCGTGCTCTTCATCGACCTCGACGGCTTCAAGGGCGTCAACGACCGCCTCGGCCACCAGGCCGGCGACGAGCTCCTGGTGCAGGCCGCCCGTCGCCTCCAGGACTCCGTACGGGCCGGCGACACCGCCGCCCGGCTCGGCGGCGACGAGTTCGCCGCGCTCATCCTCGGCGACGGCAACCGGGACCGGGCCGCCCGCGAGTGCCAGGTGCACGAGATCGCCGACCGGCTGCGCCTCACGCTCTCCCAGCCGTACCGCGTCGACGCCGCCAACGAGGTGCGGGTCGCCGCCTCCATCGGCGTCGCCTTCGCCGAGCCCGGCATCGGCGCCGGCGACCTGCTGCGCAACGCCGACCTCGCCATGTACCGCGCCAAGGCCGCCGGCAAGAACCGCGTCGAGCTCTACGCCCCGCAGATGCAGGCCGAGGTCGTCCGCCGCACCGAGCTCGCCGCCCGGCTGCGCACCGCGCTGCACGACGGCGAGTTCGCGCTGCTGCACCAGCCCGTCGTGGACCTCGGCACCGGCCGGATCGCGGCCGTCGCCGCCCAGGCCCGCTGGCGCTCCGCCCAGGGCATCCTGTTCACCCCGGCCGAGTTCCTGCGCGTCTCCGACGGCAGCGAGCGCAGCGCCGAACTCGGTCGCTGGCTCCTCGAAGAAGCCGTCGAGCAGGCCGCCGAACGCGCGGGCATCGGACACCGCACCCCCGTCACCGTCCGGCTCTCCGCACGCCGGCTGCTCGACCGCTCCCTGCCGCTCGGCTCCGTCGAGGCCCTGCTGACCCGGCACGGGCTGCCCTCCGGCTCCCTCGTCATCGAGCTGGCCGAGAGCGACCCCCGGGACCCCCGGGTCAACTTCGACGAGCTGGAGCAGCGCCTCGCCGCCCTGCGCCGCCTCGGCGTGAAGATCGCCCTGGACGGATTCGGCAGCGGACACGCCGCCATCAACGCCCTGCGCCGCCTCCCCGTCGACATACTGAAGCTGGACCGGGGCCTGGTCGAAGGCATCGTGGAATCGGCCAGGCTGCGCAAGATCACCAGCGGGCTGCTGCGGATCGCCGGCGACCTCGGCATGCAGTCCGTGGCCGAGGGCGTGGACGTGCCCGAGCAGGTGCTCGCCCTGCGCTCGATGGGCTGCACCCATGGTCAGGGCATGGCCTTCGCGGGCCCGCTGGACGAGTACCGGCTGCGCCGGGCCCTGGTGCGGGACGAGTACCCGCTGCCCGGACCCGTCCCGGTGAGTGTCGGAAACCGTCCCCCGATCCGGTCACATACTGAGACGCCCGTCCCACCCACTTGA
- a CDS encoding 2-hydroxyacid dehydrogenase produces MTFDDTAADVWLPIPADEIEGLPEPGASGLNYRFWDGGPEFPADPAHCAFYVVPYMKGEEVAVRPLAGMTSVRAVQTLSAGIDHVTPGLDRLRPGVRLCNAKGVHEASTAELTLALILASLRGIPGFVRGQDAEEWRAGFYPALADKSVLIVGYGSIGAAIEDRLAPFECARVVRVARSARATERGPVHPMTELPALLPEADVVVLSTPLTPATRHLADAGFLARMKDGALLVNVARGPVVDTAALLKEVESGRITAALDVTDPEPLPAGHPLWHAPGILISPHVGGSTSAFMPRAKRLMAAQLTRFAAGEELANLVLTT; encoded by the coding sequence ATGACGTTCGATGACACCGCCGCTGACGTGTGGCTTCCGATTCCCGCGGACGAGATCGAGGGACTTCCCGAGCCGGGCGCGTCGGGCCTGAACTACCGTTTCTGGGACGGCGGGCCGGAATTCCCGGCCGATCCCGCGCACTGCGCCTTCTACGTCGTCCCGTACATGAAGGGCGAGGAGGTCGCGGTGCGCCCGCTCGCCGGGATGACCTCGGTCCGGGCCGTGCAGACGCTCTCGGCCGGAATCGACCACGTGACGCCCGGCCTCGACCGGCTGCGCCCCGGCGTCCGGCTGTGCAACGCCAAGGGCGTCCACGAGGCGAGCACCGCCGAACTCACCCTCGCCCTGATCCTCGCCTCGCTGCGCGGCATCCCCGGCTTCGTCCGCGGCCAGGACGCCGAGGAGTGGCGGGCCGGCTTCTACCCGGCGCTCGCCGACAAGTCGGTGCTGATCGTCGGATACGGTTCGATCGGCGCCGCCATCGAGGACCGGCTCGCCCCCTTCGAGTGTGCGCGGGTCGTGCGCGTCGCGCGCTCCGCACGTGCCACCGAGCGCGGTCCCGTACACCCGATGACCGAACTGCCCGCGCTGCTGCCCGAGGCCGACGTGGTCGTGCTCTCCACACCGCTCACCCCGGCCACCCGGCACCTCGCCGACGCCGGGTTCCTCGCCCGGATGAAGGACGGAGCGCTGCTGGTCAACGTGGCCCGCGGCCCCGTGGTGGACACGGCCGCGCTCCTGAAGGAGGTCGAGAGCGGCCGGATCACCGCGGCGCTCGACGTCACCGACCCGGAGCCGCTGCCCGCCGGACACCCGCTGTGGCACGCCCCCGGCATCCTGATCAGCCCCCATGTCGGCGGCTCCACCTCGGCGTTCATGCCGCGCGCGAAGCGCCTGATGGCGGCGCAGCTCACCCGGTTCGCGGCCGGTGAGGAGCTCGCGAACCTGGTCCTGACCACCTGA
- the serA gene encoding phosphoglycerate dehydrogenase — translation MSSKPVVLIAEELSPATVDALGPDFEIRHCNGADRAELIPAIADVDAILIRSATKVDAEAIAAAKKLRVVARAGVGLDNVDVSAATKAGVMVVNAPTSNIVTAAELACGLLVATARNIPQANTALKNGEWKRSKYTGVELSEKTLGVVGLGRIGVLVAQRMSAFGMKIVAYDPYVQPARAAQMGVKLLALDELLEVADFITVHLPKTPETAGLIGDEALHKVKPSVRIVNAARGGIVDEAALYSALKEGRVAGAGLDVYAKEPCTDSPLFELDEVVCTPHLGASTDEAQEKAGIAVARSVRLALAGELVPDAVNVQGGVIAEDVKPGLPLAEKLGRIFTALAGEVAVRLDVEVYGEITQHDVKVLELSALKGVFEDVVDETVSYVNAPLFAQERGVEVRLTTSSESPDHRNVVTVRGTLSDGQEVSVSGTLAGPKHLQKIVAVGDYDVDLALADHMVVLRYEDRPGVVGTVGRILGEAGLNIAGMQVSRTEEGGEALVVLTVDDTVPAAVIAEISEEIGATSARSVDLV, via the coding sequence GTGAGCTCGAAACCTGTCGTACTCATCGCTGAAGAGCTGTCGCCCGCCACCGTCGACGCGCTGGGCCCGGACTTCGAGATCCGGCACTGCAACGGCGCCGACCGCGCCGAGCTGATCCCCGCGATCGCCGACGTCGACGCCATCCTGATCCGTTCCGCGACCAAGGTCGACGCGGAGGCCATCGCCGCCGCGAAGAAGCTCCGGGTCGTCGCCCGCGCCGGTGTGGGCCTGGACAACGTGGACGTCTCCGCCGCCACCAAGGCCGGCGTGATGGTCGTGAACGCCCCGACCTCGAACATCGTCACGGCCGCCGAGCTCGCCTGCGGCCTCCTGGTCGCCACCGCGCGCAACATCCCGCAGGCCAACACGGCGCTGAAGAACGGCGAGTGGAAGCGCTCGAAGTACACGGGCGTCGAGCTGAGCGAGAAGACCCTCGGTGTCGTCGGCCTCGGCCGCATCGGCGTCCTGGTCGCCCAGCGCATGTCCGCCTTCGGCATGAAGATCGTCGCGTACGACCCCTACGTGCAGCCGGCCCGTGCCGCCCAGATGGGGGTGAAGCTGCTGGCCCTGGACGAGCTCCTGGAGGTCGCCGACTTCATCACCGTCCACCTGCCCAAGACCCCGGAGACCGCCGGTCTCATCGGTGACGAGGCGCTGCACAAGGTCAAGCCCTCGGTCCGGATCGTCAACGCCGCGCGCGGCGGGATCGTGGACGAGGCGGCGCTGTACTCGGCACTGAAGGAGGGCCGGGTCGCCGGCGCGGGCCTCGACGTGTACGCGAAGGAGCCCTGCACCGACTCGCCGCTCTTCGAGCTCGACGAGGTCGTCTGCACCCCGCACCTGGGCGCCTCCACCGACGAGGCCCAGGAGAAGGCCGGCATCGCGGTGGCCCGTTCGGTGCGCCTGGCGCTCGCCGGCGAGCTCGTCCCGGACGCGGTCAACGTGCAGGGCGGCGTCATCGCCGAGGACGTGAAGCCCGGTCTGCCGCTGGCCGAGAAGCTGGGCCGGATCTTCACGGCGCTGGCCGGCGAGGTCGCGGTGCGGCTGGACGTCGAGGTGTACGGCGAGATCACCCAGCACGACGTGAAGGTGCTCGAACTCTCGGCGCTCAAGGGCGTGTTCGAGGACGTGGTCGACGAGACCGTGTCCTACGTGAACGCCCCGCTGTTCGCGCAGGAGCGCGGTGTCGAGGTCCGCCTCACCACCAGCTCCGAGTCGCCCGACCACCGCAACGTGGTCACCGTGCGCGGCACCCTCTCGGACGGCCAGGAGGTCTCGGTCTCCGGCACGCTGGCGGGCCCCAAGCACCTGCAGAAGATCGTCGCGGTCGGCGACTACGACGTGGACCTGGCGCTCGCCGACCACATGGTGGTGCTGCGCTACGAGGACCGTCCGGGCGTCGTCGGCACGGTCGGCCGGATCCTCGGCGAGGCCGGTCTGAACATCGCGGGCATGCAGGTCTCCCGTACGGAGGAGGGCGGCGAGGCGCTCGTCGTGCTCACCGTGGACGACACGGTCCCGGCGGCCGTGATCGCCGAGATCTCGGAGGAGATCGGCGCCACCTCGGCCCGCTCGGTCGACCTGGTCTGA